Proteins encoded within one genomic window of Calonectris borealis chromosome 1, bCalBor7.hap1.2, whole genome shotgun sequence:
- the COX17 gene encoding cytochrome c oxidase copper chaperone: MSTVAAASCDTKGAGEAREEKKPLKPCCACPETKKARDACIIEKGEENCGHLIEAHKECMRALGFKI; encoded by the exons ATGTCGACGGTTGCTGCCGCCAGCTGCGACACCAAGGGCGCGGGGGAGGCGCGGGAGGAGAAGAAGCCGCTGAAGCCCTGCTGCGCCTGCCCCGAGACCAAGAAAGCGCGGGACGCCTG catcattgagaagggggaagaaaattgTGGGCACCTAATTGAAGCTCACAAAGAGTGTATGAGAGCTCTGGGCTTCAAGATATGA
- the POPDC2 gene encoding popeye domain-containing protein 2 isoform X1, which yields MTIHFERRMAGEGGEWGRRSASSLSWDQAVLQPPVCDAWKEIVEGAAYQLASCIVLLGYMGGSGIFGSLYIFAFLAPGYFCYALWGWLSACGLDIFIWNMLLVLACLLQLAHLAYRLRRDTIPEEFDLLYKTMYLPLQVPLEVYKEIVKCCEEQVQSLVRDQNYAVEGKTPIDRLSLLLSGRIRVSQDGQFLHYVFPYQFLDSPEWESLRPSEEGTFQVTLTAETDCSFITWPRKKLYLLLRKDRYVARLFSSYLGYDISEKLYSLNEKLFAKFGLRFDIRLPSLYHVLGPASSEGDPEDCEEPAPASGQAGASEPPPQPPPPPPPAPRPRASRPDSDLLGEDSTSLVLEDFAELPGSFMDYVSEGEYMK from the exons ATGACAATTCATTTTGAGCGCAGGATGGCCGGGGAGGGTGGGGAGTGGGGAAGAAGGAGCGCAAGCAGCCTCTCTTGGGACCAGGCTGTTCTCCAGCCACCGGTGTGCGATGCCTGGAAGGAGATTGTGGAGGGAGCAGCCTACCAGCTGGCCAGCTGCATCGTCCTCCTGGGTTACATGGGGGGAAGTGGCATCTTTGGGTCCCTCTATATCTTTGCGTTCCTGGCCCCAGGCTACTTCTGCTATGCTCTGTGGGGCTGGCTGAGTGCCTGTGGGCTGGATATCTTCATCTGGAACATGCTGCTTGTCCTCGCCTGCTTGCTTCAGCTGGCTCACCTGGCTTACCGGCTCCGCAGAGACACCATCCCAGAAGAGTTTGACCTCCTCTACAAGACCATGTACCTGCCCTTGCAGGTGCCCCTGGAAGTCTACAAAGAAATTGTGAAGTGCTGTGAAGAGCAAgtccagtcactagtcagagacCAGAATTACGCGGTGGAGGGCAAGACGCCCATCGACCGCCTCTCGTTGCTGCTGTCTGGCAG GATCCGAGTGAGCCAGGATGGACAATTCCTTCACTACGTCTTTCCTTACCAGTTCCTGGACTCTCCAGAATGGGAGTCGCTGCGACCTTCTGAGGAAGGAACTTTCCAG gtCACGCTGACAGCCGAGACTGACTGCAGCTTCATCACCTGGCCGAGGAAGAAGCTGTATCTCCTCCTGAGGAAGGACCGCTACGTTGCCCGGCTCTTCTCCTCCTACCTGGGTTACGACATCTCAGAGAAGCTCTACTCTCTCAACGAGAAGCTCTTTGCCAAGTTCGGCCTTCGCTTTGATATCCGCTTGCCCAGCCTCTACCATGTCCTCGGGCCAGCCTCCTCTGAGGGGGACCCAGAGGACTGCGAGGAGCCAGCACCTGCCTCTGGCCAGGCTGGTGCCTCCGAGCCCCCTCCGCagccaccaccgccgccgccgccggctccgcgcccccgGGCATCCCGGCCTGACAGTGACCTGCTGGGTGAGGACTCCACCAGTCTTGTCTTGGAAGATTTTGCTGAGTTGCCGGGGTCTTTTATGGACTATGTGAGTGAAGGGGAATATATGAAGTGA
- the POPDC2 gene encoding popeye domain-containing protein 2 isoform X2, producing the protein MTIHFERRMAGEGGEWGRRSASSLSWDQAVLQPPVCDAWKEIVEGAAYQLASCIVLLGYMGGSGIFGSLYIFAFLAPGYFCYALWGWLSACGLDIFIWNMLLVLACLLQLAHLAYRLRRDTIPEEFDLLYKTMYLPLQVPLEVYKEIVKCCEEQVQSLVRDQNYAVEGKTPIDRLSLLLSGRIRVSQDGQFLHYVFPYQFLDSPEWESLRPSEEGTFQVTLTAETDCSFITWPRKKLYLLLRKDRYVARLFSSYLGYDISEKLYSLNEKLFAKFGLRFDIRLPSLYHVLGPASSEGDPEDCEEPAPASGQAGASEPPPQPPPPPPPAPRPRASRPDSDLLASGNLLRSSPHPVCKGRAPLAPTQTPEL; encoded by the exons ATGACAATTCATTTTGAGCGCAGGATGGCCGGGGAGGGTGGGGAGTGGGGAAGAAGGAGCGCAAGCAGCCTCTCTTGGGACCAGGCTGTTCTCCAGCCACCGGTGTGCGATGCCTGGAAGGAGATTGTGGAGGGAGCAGCCTACCAGCTGGCCAGCTGCATCGTCCTCCTGGGTTACATGGGGGGAAGTGGCATCTTTGGGTCCCTCTATATCTTTGCGTTCCTGGCCCCAGGCTACTTCTGCTATGCTCTGTGGGGCTGGCTGAGTGCCTGTGGGCTGGATATCTTCATCTGGAACATGCTGCTTGTCCTCGCCTGCTTGCTTCAGCTGGCTCACCTGGCTTACCGGCTCCGCAGAGACACCATCCCAGAAGAGTTTGACCTCCTCTACAAGACCATGTACCTGCCCTTGCAGGTGCCCCTGGAAGTCTACAAAGAAATTGTGAAGTGCTGTGAAGAGCAAgtccagtcactagtcagagacCAGAATTACGCGGTGGAGGGCAAGACGCCCATCGACCGCCTCTCGTTGCTGCTGTCTGGCAG GATCCGAGTGAGCCAGGATGGACAATTCCTTCACTACGTCTTTCCTTACCAGTTCCTGGACTCTCCAGAATGGGAGTCGCTGCGACCTTCTGAGGAAGGAACTTTCCAG gtCACGCTGACAGCCGAGACTGACTGCAGCTTCATCACCTGGCCGAGGAAGAAGCTGTATCTCCTCCTGAGGAAGGACCGCTACGTTGCCCGGCTCTTCTCCTCCTACCTGGGTTACGACATCTCAGAGAAGCTCTACTCTCTCAACGAGAAGCTCTTTGCCAAGTTCGGCCTTCGCTTTGATATCCGCTTGCCCAGCCTCTACCATGTCCTCGGGCCAGCCTCCTCTGAGGGGGACCCAGAGGACTGCGAGGAGCCAGCACCTGCCTCTGGCCAGGCTGGTGCCTCCGAGCCCCCTCCGCagccaccaccgccgccgccgccggctccgcgcccccgGGCATCCCGGCCTGACAGTGACCTGCTGG cctCTGGAAACCTTCTCCGAAGTTCCCCCCACCCTGTCTGCAAAGGACGAGCCCCTCTGGCTCCCACTCAGACCCCTGAACTCTAG